The following is a genomic window from Vitis vinifera cultivar Pinot Noir 40024 chromosome 6, ASM3070453v1.
GGGCTTGCCTATGATATTGAAGATGGCTCAATCCATGGCTTTGGCTTGAGCAACAATCATCTCAATGCCACCTTTCATTTTGTCCTAAGGGCATATAACCCTAACAGGAAAGTCTCCATATATTATGACTCAATGGAGGTGTCAGTATCCTATGATGATCAGACTATGGCATCTAATGGGGTGCAGCCTTTCTTTCAGCGCCATCGCAATGTGACTCGACTGGAAGTGCAGCTTGTGGCTCAATCTCTGTTACTATCAGGCCCCGTGTCTAAGGACCTACACCTTGATAGATCATCAGGGAAAGTTGAACTAGAGGTTCGAGTGAAGGCAAGGATAAGGTTCAAGGTGGGAATATGGAAGTCAAAGCATCGAACCTTAAGGGTATTTTGTTTACCTGAGGTGCACTTCTCCTCACACAAAGACTTTGAGAGGACGAAGTGTGAAATAGACCTATAAGCATTACTCTATTTTCTTGCTTGTGCTATAATTTTCTCTAATTTGTTTAGGGATTTGATTCTCTGTGATTCCCATTTATTAATTCCAGgattgttgtatttttttttctcctgttTTCTCTGCAATGGTGTGattatcattttatcattttgtacTAAAGGATGCTATCACGCttaaaaaaggatatatataagTGAAGGTTTTTGCCTTTTGTTTATTCACTGTAATCTAGAAGTCTACACATGCCTTGGACTTTGGCATCATTGTTCTCAGTAAATTGTTAAAGTAGCAAGCTAGTTAACTCGAGCATTTGAAACATAATGAGGTTCCTGTCATGACTTGAATTTGATACCATTAATGATCTGCTCAATTGTGATTGTTTGCTTTGGAAGAGCTTATACATATAGTTGGtgtgagatatcacaatcaAATGATATTATCCCTCAAGATTGTATGGTTCCTCAACCACATAGATATTATCTACTTTGAATCCTAAAAGCTTTACTGTTTTAAAACACCTCTATATGGTTAAAAGAAacttatacatatatagtgttAGGAACTTTTTCCTCTATCCAATATGAGATATCACAGTTCTGCATCTTCATTGATTTTTTGATAAGGAAGTGTGATATCTTTTGCCCGAAAGATGATGTTCTCCGTAGTGCATACAAACATTGCCCTGAAACCCGAACATACTTGACATTGAACTTGGTTGAAAGTAGCAAATCGATAAGTTAGGCCCTTTACGTAAATGGGCTGTTGTCTAGGTCACAGTGTAAGCCCAGGAGTTTTTGTGAATTACTGTACTCACACTATGGGGGCACTGAAAGCCGGCCAGCCCAGCAACTATGGGTCTTGGATCCAGTTGGCATTCTTTACTAAAGTGCTACCATCACCCCTTCTGGCTTTCGTCATTGTTATCTTATGGTAAGACACTTGAAATACCACTGATTTTTGCTTCAGACCCAGAATCCTACTGCCAATTCTGGTGGCTCACTCCCTTGCCAGCATGTTACTTTGCTGATCATACAGATAGGCCAAGGAGAGCCTCGGATTTTGTTGTAGAGCTGGGCTTCAATGAACTGAACTCTAGTTAATAACagtatatttgataaacttCCAActaaagaagggaaaaaaataattaggcCAAGAAAAAGCTCATGAACCAACTTATTTGTCTTAGGCCCTCATGGCAAGTGATGTTCCACCATATCAAGCAAAACCAGAAGGCTGAGAGGCAACAACTTTTGGGCGAGAGAAAATGTTTCTATTAAATGAAGTTTTGAGTGCGGTTGAAAGCAATGTACTTGAGAGGAAATTGACCTTTAGCAGCCTCTAGAAATGTTGATTTGATAAGCTTATCTCTCGGGTGTGTACATCAGTTGTGGGTGGGGGAAGATGAGGATTGAAGTATAAAGAAACGGGCATGTACCATCAAAAGCATACTTCCATTTTAACCTTGTAGCTGGCCCATCTCAGTAAGCTATGGTGTCTGCTTCTTAGAAGTTGGCTCTGTATAAATCCTGAAAACATCTGGGTGGGGCTTATATTCAAGTTTTAGTTGGTTGGAACCGAATAATCAGTATAAGCGGTGTCTCAATTTATGGAAAACATAGGGGGAACCAAGCTATGTGGGAAATATGCATCCACGTCTCTTTCTTCAAGTCCATTAGCGTTTGTCATTTCATGCTCAAATAATGGAAATGGTAATCTGTGGTGAGTCTGGCTGCCATGTGAAAGTCATCAACCTCTCAGCAATCAAAGCCTATACGCTCCATGAACAAAAGATAAAAAGGAAGGTGGAGCACATGATGAAAATAAAGTGAACCTTCATGATAAGTCATTCGAGTGAGTCTTTTTGATGCTGCAAGTCACTGGTAATTGGCAAGGGGGCATTCTTATGAGGCGAAAATCAACCTGCCATGTGTGTGGTCTGAAATGGATTAATATTCTTTTCCCATCAATTGTTCTTCTGCCTTTATGTCATACAAGTTTAGGATTAATCCCATTTTCGAGGCCAACAAGGCAAGATTTTCGACCAAGGAGAAGCAACAGTTCCACCATTACTTGGACTCACTGGGTCTTGgtaaaatactttttaagttACTTCCTCCCTTAATTTATCTTAATCTCAAatcttttctaaattcaaataaaaataaattaatttatttttatttaaatctaaaactattttaaaaaaaattgagaatgatttaaattaaatcattaaatagagtttgtttggtagaaattttaaaaaacgtttctaatctttataatatttgaaaatttttatcgaAAAAGTTTTCGaatattaaaaaagataaaaatatttcttaaaattactatcaaataaattttagatatttagagTTCATtgtcaatgttttaaaaaaatagttttaccctaaaaagtatttttaaaaatgaaaaatatttaacaataaaaaaatattatttgataaaatttagaaaccatttttaaaaagttgaaaaatcacttatagtaatttttaaaaaataaaaaacatttgataaatgattttttttagaaaacacttccattaaaaacattttttaaaaaataatgttaaatgcaATCTTAAAACTTATTTGACAATTATCTTAGAATGTGTTTTTAGtctctaatatttgaaaacaactctcctaataaaaattttaaataaccaaaaatagttAGAAGCTTTTCCCATAATTACTATGAAATGAATTTTAGTTGGGTTCGTGGGTGGAAAATATTCTTTCACTTAGCCAGAATTAATGCATGAGCAATGTTCGAGCCATGTTTGTAGTTGGCAAGTATGGACCCAATTAACCCATTCAAGCCTTGCCAAGATGCGAAATTTCAGGTGAACATGCTCCCAACAATGGCATCCAGGCCCCCAACCAGTGGACCGTTTTGGCTCATAATAGATGGAGTCTACCCCATGAAAAGTGAAACCCTTAAGAGGATCATCTCACAAGGAAGGCGATATTCAATCGTTGATGGACATGAATGAATTGAAAGACGTACAACCTAACTCATTTAACACTTCTTTCTATCCCAATGCCATTGTCCCTTTGTGGATAGACATATATGAACTAGTACCTTTTCACCAAGCCCCATGCCCTACAAATAATCACATCTCATCATACATCCAAGTCCCCTCTTTCCCCTTAATTCTCCCCCAACAAACCAAgaaaaaaccacaaaaaaagaaaaaaaaccaggACAAGCGCAGATGGACGATGTGGTCTTAATTATTGGTTGATGTCGATCAATGATTGTATCGCCTTAATACTAGTGTGCGGTTCAACTAACATCGTGactaataaaaatactaaaaacttgGCATGTCTAATGTATCAAGACTATATATGATAAGGGACTAATCATGCCCACCGCCGTTGGTCGGTACCGAGTCGACCgattatttattcttattaatgtTCATGAACATGAACATGGCAACTAGATGCTCCGGCCTGTGAATAATGTACTACTTTGGTAACTTAAAGAAGTGGTAAACGTCATCTTCACAACGTTAACGGTAAATGGGTACCAGAATGAAGGCAGGCTAACAAGAAATGCATCATGTGGTGGTTTGAGATATGATGGATTCCTAACTCAAATTTGAAGGGGTACCATTTCCCATTCTTAAATTCTGAGCCATGTACCTctgtttccatttttaattcaattattgtCCCACCCCCCACCATCCGCCCCATAAGTCATAACGCCTTATGACTCAACCGCTgaattaaaagaagaaagtCAAATCAAAAGTTTATgcttctaattttcaaaaaagaaataataaaaataataaatgatgttttttttttttttttttttgactttttctattaactAAAAATGACTCGTTGATATTAAGAtgttttttagttaaataaaaaaaattaaatattttaattttttttattcaatcaaaaaatatatactatcCAAATATCTAATCATCAAGCACATGACATGACTAAGGGTTATTATGAgtatatttgatattaattttaggaaatgtttataatctttttaacacttaaattttttttagtaaatattaaaaatacttcaaaaaatcattaccaaacgtGGTTTAATTGACtgtaattttaggaagtgtttataatttttttaatacttatatttttttatctttcaagtgtaaaaaaaaaacctgaaacactttttaaaatcaccatcaaacgcactctaaattaattgataacgttttttttatttatgaaaaataagattCATTCTAGtaaaatactaaaatcaaatattttatttttattatttttttattttgtccctattatattattattattattaaaaataaaataaaagaataattacattaaaagattcattaaatttaatattcacTTTCTACCCATTAAAGGGTGGGAACAAAAAGAGCCCTTAAgttgttcttaattttttttttatgacttctatctaaaataaatttacaaaaaataagttagtatttaatattttgataatattttttattttttaaataaaaaatagtatttttctagaagaaacaaaaaccacttataaattattatttttttagccTTTTTAGTGTGATTTGCAAAATTTTGTAAATACCTCATTTTTAAGGAAAGTTCCTtccttaaaatcactattagatagactttcaaaatctatatagggataattttgaaataaaaaataaaaaaaacctaaaggtgcaacaattttttaaaaatctaatgaATCACatgatttttgtaaatattatttttttattaataatatattaccTAAAATGCtatcaaaccattttttttcctatttaaattttagagcGAGTTTAATCGTGCTTTTcttaaatgtgtttttaataaaaataattttaaatttttttctcaaaaatgttttttttaaatagtgtCAATATActtcatttctatttttaaaaaatagaaaatgattgtgtcttttatataaaatctaaaCTCTTTGAAATTTACCTTAAAGAAataaggattttaaaaatattttaagcaaattaatgtattaatttaaattttaaatattttaaaagtaattttacaAACAATAGGTAaatatctataatttttatataaaaattattatatcgttattaacattttttaatttttaaaaacaaatatagaaaatgtaTTCAAACCGATACAATAATTCTTTTTACAAACGATTCTAATAAACGTACTAtaaattaaaagcattttaatcaaaattactCCCCCACCCTTTccactttttaaatatttatttttaataataaatgacTAAAATCATGTTTGGGATTAACTTTTGAGCGGTTGaccattttcaattaaaacctAATAAAAGTTGGGGTGGTTTTTTAGgtaattttatctaaaaaagcTTATTAAAATCTAAACAAATGGTATCCTAAAATCCCACAAAAATGGaggattaatatttgaatattaaaaaaaaaaaaggaaaaaacgaTTTTACGGCTGAGCTTGGCCAATTAAATTGGACCATCTAACCCTtggatattttataaattctaCTCAACACAGGGTCCCGAAGGGAGTGGGCTGGATGCCAATCTGAAAATGGGTGGCACGAGCAACTCACGTGCGAGGAGggaaaattaaacaaagagcAATCATCGCCACAATTATGAGCAAAATCGAACGCCAACCATGAAATTCAACAGCGGGAGAAACGGGtagaaacgacgtcgttttgcaGGTTTTCCTCAAACTTCCCGTTGAATTCAAGACTTGGAAAGTTTCGCAATTTGGGCGAGAAACAAGGACTGGTCGCACGTGGCGGCATCTGGTGAGTTATGAAGAATTAAGACGTTGGTGTTACGGCAACAATATTGGGAGGAGACTGAAAGACCGTGATGgttcttcatttattattttcataaatcgcTACTTCCCTCCTCcatctttctcttttctctctgtTTGAAGATTCATTCATTCATATATCTGCTTTTCTAGGGTTCGGTTCCCAGGTGATTCTTATTTGAAATCAAGAACCGAGCTTCGCATTCTTAGGTACGCTTTGGTTTCGGAAATTCAACCAATGgttttttaagttgattttgtttttgtggtGGTTGGCGGTCATTTTCTACTGTTGCATATCGATTTACGACAGTCTTTGTTGACTTATTTGGATCGATTTTTGTTTTAGTGTTATTATTGCTTATAAGAAATGTAATTGTTTGTTTGGGTATGGTGATTTTTGCCAGGAGCGTTGAATTGGGCGATTGATCTGTATCGATCTGGATTGGGTTTTTACTGTGTTCTGGGAATGGTATGAATGAACTTCCTTTTTTATgagtttgttatttttattttattttgtttaaaatggagGTTTTTATTGTTCAATGGTTTGTTTGGAAATGTGGGAGATTTTCGTATTCCGTATTCAATTTGAAATGTGTATTTGGGGGCTGGCGCGCGGCAGGGTGGGGTGTTGAagagatataaaataaagattagtATTGATTCAGATGAAGCAGTAAATAAATGATTCCTTAGGGGGAATTAGAAGATCTAATTTGGGTTTCTTTCCATAGTTCTGCCCTTGCATTTGTGTAATCTTCTAGGGAGAACAGTAAACCCCCATGACAATGGGGGTATTAGCTTTGCCCTCATATGATGATCTAATAGAGTCTTTTGCAGATCGTAGGTGCTATTGATGCATTTTAAGTTGTTGAGCTGCTTGGCAGACGCGGGAGATCCCGGTTGAGAGGTGGAATTGTTGGTCTGGACTAATGGCAATTGCTGGTTTACATAATGTTTCTGTGCTTGATTCTCCTTTTCTTAGGGAGTCTCAATCTCCGGTGTCAAGCCGCCGAAGTGATCAAGCGAGACTGAGTACACAGACATCTTCTCCTCGGCAAATGTGGCGGGACCTTGAAGATGAGCAGGTTGGTCAGGGCCCAGGAAGACGTCAAGGAAGATTCCAACAGCAGAGGAGTGATGAGTTGAACACTGATCTGTCTAGTGTAACTGTATCTGAAAGCCAAAGGAGTGTAGATGGTGGTGGTTTGGACCGCTTAAGTGAGGTTGAGTACGGACCATGGTCCCAAAGTCAAGCAGGGTCAcagaatgaaaatgatgatagTAATGGTTTGGGTTGTGAGCCATCTCCTGATTTTGGGGATGTTGAAAGGGAGAGGGTGAGGCAAATATTTCGGGACTGGATGAATAGCGGCATGATGGGCCATACATCTAATGTTTCCCAGGTGAACAACACTACAAGGGCACAATGGCTTGGGGAAACTGAGCAGGAAAGAGTACGAATTGTAAGGGAGTGGGTACAAATGACTAGCCAGCCAAGAGGTACTCTTAGTGCTAGAAGAGAAGAACAAGTTGCTGAGATTGGTGCTCAAATTGAACGAGTTCGGGATGGATTAGTTGTCAATTGTCATGAAGGACAAACTGAACCTGTCCGGAGGGTTGGCATTCTTAGATTATGTGGCAGACAGGCTCTGCTGGATATGCTAGTGAGGACTGGGAGAGAAAGGCAAAGAGAGCTTCAGCAATTGTCGGAGCATAGTGTTGTCTCAGATTTTGCTCATCGTAACCGAATTCAGGTTAGTTTCTATAAAATATGCTTATTTCTGCACTCTCATTATTTTCAGCTCTTtcgattgataaaaaaaaaaaaaaaattattttcagctCTTTCCAGAACCCATGAACTATTTATGGAATTGACCTCTCTATACTCTAGCAATTGCCATTCATGTGAATCTGTGTTTGAAATATTTGTGAACGGGAATTGGGTGGAAGCTTTGAAAAGTGGGAACTAGGTTTGTTGGCATGATTTTTCATTGTCATCTGGGTTTTTCACAGTTTAATGCAAAACAACTAATCATAGACCGGAAACAGGAATTAAACTTGTATGCCACGCCAAATAGACAAGGGGATGGCGGGGGTGCAGAGATCACAGATGACTGATTTCTAATATGTCTTCATGCATCATGCATACACATTTGCATGTAATCTTTCTAAATTTATCTATACCATATGCACCATGAAagaaatttcttttatgttttaaagaaaCCATGTATTGAGGTTTCCATTTTTCctggtaatttttaaaatactcacTCTGTCATTTGAACAAAGACTAAAATACATTATATACGTTATAGGATATATTGTATACGATCCTCGAAACTTGTGTTTGAGTCATTTATCTGGTGACAGGTGGTACATGTCCTAACCCAAAGGTTACTTCTAGGGAGCTATACTACAAACTGTTGCAGGTGAATGGACTCATGCTTTTTCACAATGTGACATAGATGTTGTTGCCCAAATTTTAACAGATATGAGGTGTGAATGCCCATCAAACTTTGACGTAGGGGATCTACTAATGATACGTTGTattccttctcttttttctctaGTTTAGACAGAGTCTTAATTTTAGGGTGTCGTTCTTCAAACATTTTTGCAAGTGAATGATTTGTTGATTGTTATAGTTTTTTTCTTGCACAAGGCAGTTTTAGGCATCAAGTTTTGTGGTCCCTTGTTGCTATTGCAGTATATCATTTTGTATTCAGCCCCTTGTATTCGTTGGCGATCTTGAAAACCTTTGCCTCTATTGTAACTATTatggttttattttgtttactttgCAGTCATTGCTCAGAGGTAGATTCTTGCGGAATAATAGATTGGCTGAGGATGAGAGGCCCGCTTCTGTTGCGGCAAGTGAATTAGGCTTATTGAGGCAACGGCGTACTGTATCTGGTTTAAGGTATTATCTTTATTATGCTgtatttataaaacaaaaaggaTGTGtgttcctttctattttttccagctgatttgttttttactttgcACTGTTTTTGCTAATGTTCTATTATGGTCCTTTTTCTGAGTGTCGTAgatgtcattttctttctttctttacttctttaatttttttctcttctttgtgTATGTGTGTGGGGAGAGGATGCTGCTGTGTTTGGAGAATGTTGGTTGGAGGTTTACTCCAGAAGAGAAAGTTACGCAGTGGGGGACTTTTAtggtttaaaaattataaagagGGCTGCTGGATTTCCTATGTTATACTAGAGCTATGTGACTTTATTTGATTATTCATATGGACACCCAATCTTTCATGGAAATTCAAAAGGTGGATCTGGGgaactataaataattttcagcATTTTAGCCTTACAAAGACCAAATTCTCAATGCTAGTGATGTCATTGagaatttttagataaatttgACTATGAtcaggagaaaaataattatcatttcAACCATAGTAAATGATTCTGAAAATTATGTCATTGACATATTGTAATCTAATATATGCCATGGCACCAGGAACTGGCAAATACTTTATTTTACGAccttgacatgatgtaatagagACATGAACCTCCAGAAACAAGAAGTATGATGTGATTTTTTATCCATAATTCATAATACATCATTGACAGGAAAATGTCTAAGTTGAATGTGTACCACACACATGGGTCTGTGGTTGATATACGGGATTAGTCctttcaaaattgaaattttctagtCATCTTATCATTGTTCAGTTGGAGCAACAATTCACTTTGATTGGAccaactttttcttttgtttgtttgtttgtttttttttttttttttttttg
Proteins encoded in this region:
- the LOC100265453 gene encoding uncharacterized protein At1g08160 produces the protein MAPPTPQPQLAARSRHSKLLRLIAIIILALIVLVGLVVLIIWLVVKPKGLAYDIEDGSIHGFGLSNNHLNATFHFVLRAYNPNRKVSIYYDSMEVSVSYDDQTMASNGVQPFFQRHRNVTRLEVQLVAQSLLLSGPVSKDLHLDRSSGKVELEVRVKARIRFKVGIWKSKHRTLRVFCLPEVHFSSHKDFERTKCEIDL